One window from the genome of Roseisolibacter agri encodes:
- a CDS encoding pseudouridine-5'-phosphate glycosidase yields the protein MSDPSPLRLTAAIRAARDAGRPIVALESSVLAQGLPIPANRDAADRMTGAVERAGAVPAVTAVVHGVPTLGLEPAELERFLAREGVRKVSARDLAPAMLRGHDGATTVAASLAIGAMAGVEVFATGGIGGVHREAPGSAPTSWVRDESADLLEMARSPMLCVCAGAKSILDLPATLERLETLGVPIVGYRTDTLPGFFTVDTGLRLPHRADTPQELAALWRHHRALGRRETVLVVQPPPADTALPRELVDGAVAHALADAARQGVAGPGVTPFLLAAVERATGGRSLVANLALLEANARLAGEVAVALAG from the coding sequence ATGTCCGACCCGTCGCCGCTCCGCCTCACCGCCGCCATCCGCGCCGCCCGCGACGCCGGGCGCCCGATCGTCGCCCTCGAGAGCTCGGTGCTCGCCCAGGGCCTCCCGATCCCCGCCAACCGCGACGCCGCCGACCGGATGACCGGCGCCGTCGAGCGCGCGGGGGCGGTGCCCGCGGTCACCGCCGTCGTCCACGGCGTGCCCACGCTCGGCCTCGAGCCCGCGGAGCTGGAGCGCTTCCTCGCCCGCGAGGGCGTCCGCAAGGTCTCGGCGCGCGACCTCGCCCCCGCGATGCTGCGCGGCCACGACGGCGCGACCACGGTCGCCGCGTCGCTCGCGATCGGCGCGATGGCGGGCGTCGAGGTGTTCGCCACCGGCGGCATCGGCGGCGTGCACCGCGAGGCGCCGGGCTCCGCGCCCACCTCGTGGGTCCGGGACGAGTCGGCCGACCTGCTGGAGATGGCGCGCTCCCCGATGCTCTGCGTCTGCGCGGGCGCCAAGTCGATCCTCGACCTTCCGGCGACGCTGGAGCGGCTGGAGACTCTGGGTGTCCCCATCGTCGGCTACCGCACCGACACGCTCCCCGGCTTCTTCACTGTCGACACGGGGCTGCGCCTCCCGCACCGCGCGGACACGCCCCAGGAGCTGGCCGCGCTCTGGCGGCACCACCGCGCCCTTGGCCGCCGCGAGACGGTGCTGGTCGTCCAGCCGCCGCCGGCCGACACGGCGCTCCCGCGCGAGCTGGTGGACGGCGCGGTCGCCCATGCCCTCGCCGACGCGGCGCGGCAGGGCGTCGCCGGCCCGGGCGTCACCCCTTTCCTCCTCGCCGCCGTCGAGCGGGCCACCGGCGGCCGCTCGCTCGTCGCCAACCTGGCGCTGCTGGAGGCGAACGCCCGCCTCGCCGGGGAGGTGGCCGTGGCGCTGGCCGGCTGA
- a CDS encoding tetratricopeptide repeat protein — translation MTNPFLSSEEYDERAHALYNEGKYDEALDVLREGLSLYPHAVELHVGLGYARLAREEYAWARRAFDEALVLDAEHEDALAGLGEVLLKFGQQDAALRAFQQTLTLGYQDDIELMLQIGRALFREGLIEEARSYFEVAVQEAPDNAEAVACVGYALHRLGDDEGSAAALRRALQLDGEHVEARIYLGNLLYDRGEFESALYHLDRSTPEDHWDELGIWRLLELKKSVYRLADDDVELKPWEARLTELAGEPDAIDDLLAELENGDDDVAQLELFAAEAVPPTERTDEPQVPPARMDTGRHRVVTSEGAMVDGTWEEIVGLLRDASEEFAGRPVSDFMSAVARRQYGKTGVRISAGDAESFIRGSADAGLLRIVR, via the coding sequence ATGACCAACCCCTTCCTGAGCTCCGAGGAGTACGACGAGCGCGCGCATGCCCTCTACAACGAGGGCAAGTACGACGAGGCGCTCGACGTCCTCCGCGAGGGGCTCTCACTCTACCCGCACGCGGTGGAGTTGCACGTGGGGCTGGGCTACGCGCGCCTGGCGCGCGAGGAGTACGCGTGGGCGCGTCGGGCGTTCGACGAGGCGCTCGTCCTCGACGCCGAGCACGAGGACGCCCTGGCGGGCCTCGGCGAGGTGCTGCTCAAGTTCGGGCAGCAGGACGCCGCGCTCCGCGCGTTCCAGCAGACGCTCACCCTGGGCTACCAGGACGACATCGAGCTCATGCTCCAGATCGGCCGCGCGCTCTTCCGCGAGGGGCTGATCGAGGAGGCGCGCTCGTACTTCGAGGTCGCCGTCCAGGAAGCCCCCGACAACGCCGAGGCGGTCGCCTGCGTCGGCTACGCGCTGCACCGGCTGGGCGACGACGAGGGCTCGGCCGCCGCGCTCCGGCGCGCGCTGCAGCTCGACGGCGAGCACGTCGAGGCCCGCATCTACCTCGGCAACCTGCTCTACGACCGCGGGGAGTTCGAGAGCGCCCTCTACCACCTGGACCGCTCGACGCCCGAGGACCACTGGGACGAGCTCGGGATCTGGCGACTGCTGGAGCTCAAGAAGTCGGTGTACCGGCTGGCCGACGACGACGTCGAGCTGAAGCCGTGGGAGGCGCGCCTGACCGAGCTGGCGGGCGAGCCCGACGCGATCGACGACCTGCTGGCGGAGCTGGAGAACGGCGACGACGACGTGGCGCAGCTGGAGCTGTTCGCGGCCGAGGCGGTCCCGCCGACGGAACGGACGGACGAGCCGCAGGTGCCGCCGGCGCGCATGGACACGGGCCGCCACCGCGTGGTCACCAGCGAGGGTGCCATGGTGGACGGCACGTGGGAGGAGATCGTCGGCCTCCTGCGCGACGCGAGCGAGGAGTTCGCCGGACGCCCGGTCTCCGACTTCATGTCGGCGGTCGCGCGGCGGCAGTACGGCAAGACGGGGGTGCGCATCTCGGCGGGGGACGCCGAGTCGTTCATCCGCGGCAGCGCGGACGCCGGGCTGCTTCGCATCGTCCGCTGA